One genomic region from Roseinatronobacter sp. S2 encodes:
- a CDS encoding glutamate cyclase domain-containing protein gives MPDVAGEYIDRLVTVEMRNRAMNHNVIGQIYDVARQEGGGRPITTRAAQALIDNVGPGDVVFIVTGAGYAPESPNGESDGPPGAAALARTLYWGLNAVPVYLVEENHAPPVVASSHAAGLMVRDFELAKTRKMGAALLSPPVDGQGMDVWIRNVFEQYNPKAVISIERLGANEDGIVHGSTGMRKPAVDLGGIFDEAMTRSLLTIGIGDNGNEIGFGRIFEFMKDFHPYGRECQYPDGKGVISATKTDILLPASISNWGAYGLCAMLAVMLRNQDLLHTPEAERKILEACLHAGGWELRYCTSRFIVDGTEGESSMAVIQLLRDLVRLNIATPDRGLSHGKMK, from the coding sequence ATGCCTGATGTTGCAGGAGAGTACATTGACCGGCTGGTGACGGTTGAAATGCGTAACCGCGCCATGAATCACAACGTCATTGGCCAGATATACGACGTCGCCCGGCAGGAGGGGGGCGGGCGCCCCATCACAACAAGAGCCGCGCAAGCCCTCATTGACAATGTCGGGCCGGGAGACGTCGTTTTCATTGTGACTGGTGCGGGTTATGCACCCGAAAGCCCCAATGGCGAAAGCGATGGCCCACCGGGGGCGGCCGCGTTGGCCCGAACCTTATACTGGGGTCTAAACGCCGTGCCAGTGTATCTTGTTGAAGAAAATCACGCCCCGCCAGTGGTGGCATCAAGTCATGCGGCCGGTCTGATGGTGCGCGATTTTGAATTGGCCAAGACCCGGAAGATGGGTGCAGCACTTCTCAGCCCGCCTGTGGATGGTCAGGGAATGGATGTGTGGATCAGGAATGTTTTCGAACAGTATAACCCAAAGGCCGTAATCTCAATCGAGCGTCTTGGGGCCAATGAAGACGGTATCGTTCATGGTTCTACAGGGATGCGCAAACCGGCGGTGGATCTGGGCGGTATCTTTGACGAAGCGATGACGCGCTCGCTATTGACAATCGGCATTGGGGATAACGGCAACGAGATCGGCTTTGGTCGTATCTTTGAGTTCATGAAGGATTTCCATCCCTACGGTCGTGAGTGCCAGTATCCAGATGGTAAAGGCGTGATCTCGGCGACAAAAACCGACATTTTGCTTCCAGCGTCGATTTCCAACTGGGGTGCCTATGGTCTTTGCGCGATGCTCGCGGTGATGCTTAGGAACCAGGACCTTTTGCACACACCTGAAGCTGAACGAAAAATACTCGAAGCATGTCTGCACGCCGGCGGATGGGAGCTTCGCTACTGCACGTCCCGATTTATCGTTGATGGCACAGAGGGTGAATCCTCCATGGCGGTCATTCAACTTTTACGAGATCTGGTGCGACTGAATATTGCGACACCGGATCGCGGCCTTTCCCATGGAAAAATGAAGTAA